The following coding sequences lie in one Sorex araneus isolate mSorAra2 chromosome 4, mSorAra2.pri, whole genome shotgun sequence genomic window:
- the AKIRIN2 gene encoding akirin-2, translated as MACGATLKRTLDFDPLLSPASPKRRRCAPLSAPTSAAASPAAAAAATAASFSAAAASPQKYLRMEPSPFGDVSSRLTTEQILYNIKQEYKRMQKRRHLETSFQQTDPCCTSDAQPHAFLLSGPVSPGTSSATSSPLKKEQPLFTLRQVGMICERLLKEREEKVREEYEEILNTKLAEQYDAFVKFTHDQIMRRYGEQPASYVS; from the exons ATGGCGTGCGGAGCCACGCTGAAAAGGACTCTGGATTTCGACCCGCTGCTAAGCCCGGCGTCCCCGAAGCGCCGGCGATGTGCGCCATTGTCGGCGCCCACCTCGGCCGCCGCCTCcccggcggccgccgccgccgccaccgccgcctccttctcggccgccgccgcctcgcccCAGAAGTATCTCCGGATGGAGCCGTCCCCGTTCGGCGACGTCTCCTCCCGCCTCACCACAG aaCAAATTCTGTACAACATAAAACAAGAATATAAACGCATGCAGAAGAGAAGACATTTAGAAACTAGTTTCCAACAGACTGATCCTTGTTGTACTTCTGATGCACAGCCACATGCATTTCTCCTAAGTGGACCAGTTTCACCAG GGACTTCATCTGCTACATCCTCACCATTGAAAAAAGAACAGCCCTTATTCACCTTACGGCAGGTTGGGATGATATGTGAACGTTTGTTGAAAGAACGTGAAGAAAAAGTTCGAGAAGAATATGAAGAAATACTGAATACAAAACTTGCAG AACAATATGATGCATTTGTGAAGTTTACACATGATCAGATAATGCGACGATATGGAGAACAGCCTGCTAGTT ATGTCTCATGA